A region of Thermococcus barossii DNA encodes the following proteins:
- a CDS encoding 30S ribosomal protein S4: MGDPKRQRKKYETPSHPWIKERLDRERVLMRKYALKNKKELWRHETQLKEFRRRARRLLAARGKQAEVERVQLLQRLNRLGLLPADAVLDDVLSLTVEDVLDRRLQTLVYKKGLARTIRQARQLIVHGHIEVNGQIIRSPGYLVLREEEDAITYSKTSPFAKESHPERMVIEQAKQGEAS, translated from the coding sequence ATGGGAGACCCGAAGAGGCAGAGGAAGAAGTACGAGACTCCCTCTCACCCCTGGATTAAGGAGAGGCTCGACCGCGAGAGAGTCCTCATGAGGAAGTACGCCCTCAAGAACAAGAAGGAACTCTGGCGCCACGAGACCCAGCTCAAGGAGTTCAGGCGTAGGGCCAGGCGCCTCCTTGCGGCGAGGGGCAAGCAGGCCGAGGTTGAGAGGGTTCAGCTTCTGCAGAGGCTCAACAGGCTCGGCCTTCTCCCGGCCGATGCAGTCCTGGATGACGTTCTCTCGCTCACCGTTGAGGACGTCCTTGACAGGCGCCTTCAGACCCTCGTTTACAAGAAGGGCCTCGCCAGGACCATCAGGCAGGCCAGGCAGCTCATAGTCCACGGCCACATCGAGGTCAACGGACAGATCATCCGCTCCCCGGGATACCTCGTTCTCAGGGAGGAAGAGGACGCCATAACCTATTCGAAGACCTCTCCTTTCGCGAAGGAGAGCCATCCCGAGAGGATGGTTATCGAACAGGCTAAGCAGGGTGAGGCCTCATGA
- a CDS encoding 30S ribosomal protein S11: MSEEVQQVNLKKKEKWGVAHIYSSYNNTIIHITDLTGAETVSRWSGGMVVKADRDEPSPYAAMIAARRAAEEAMEKGFVGVHIKVRAPGGSKSKSPGPGAQAAIRALARAGLRIGRVEDVTPIPHDGTRPKGGRRGRRV, translated from the coding sequence ATGAGTGAGGAAGTTCAGCAGGTTAACCTCAAGAAGAAGGAGAAGTGGGGAGTTGCCCACATTTACTCCTCCTACAACAACACCATCATACACATCACCGACCTCACCGGGGCGGAGACGGTAAGCAGGTGGAGCGGTGGTATGGTCGTCAAGGCAGACAGGGACGAGCCCTCCCCGTACGCGGCAATGATAGCCGCCAGAAGGGCCGCTGAGGAGGCCATGGAGAAGGGCTTCGTCGGTGTTCACATCAAGGTTCGCGCTCCGGGAGGAAGCAAGAGCAAGAGCCCTGGACCTGGTGCCCAGGCGGCCATACGTGCGCTTGCCAGGGCCGGTCTGAGGATTGGAAGGGTTGAGGACGTCACCCCGATTCCGCACGACGGCACCAGGCCGAAGGGCGGAAGAAGGGGCAGGCGCGTCTGA
- a CDS encoding class I SAM-dependent methyltransferase: MTHYYSEEPNVPLRTKTIEVCLRGHCFKFITASGVFSFGKLDRGTELLIESMVLEEGWHVLDLGCGYGAIGIVASRFVEYVVMTDVNRRAIKMARKNLKINGVRNAEVRWGSLYEPVRGEKFDAIITNPPVHAGKEILREIVINAPRHLNDGGLLQLVIKTKQGAKYIKALMDDHFTEVRELAKGSGYRVYAGIA, encoded by the coding sequence ATGACCCACTACTACTCCGAAGAGCCAAACGTTCCGCTGAGGACTAAAACAATAGAGGTTTGCCTCAGGGGGCACTGCTTCAAGTTCATCACAGCGAGCGGTGTCTTCTCCTTCGGCAAGCTCGACAGGGGGACGGAGTTGCTCATAGAGAGCATGGTGCTTGAGGAGGGCTGGCACGTCCTCGATTTGGGCTGCGGCTACGGGGCGATTGGGATAGTGGCTTCTCGCTTCGTTGAATACGTGGTGATGACTGACGTGAACAGAAGGGCCATAAAAATGGCGAGGAAAAATTTAAAAATCAACGGCGTTAGAAACGCCGAGGTGAGATGGGGAAGCCTCTACGAGCCAGTTAGGGGCGAAAAGTTCGACGCAATCATCACTAACCCCCCGGTGCACGCGGGAAAGGAAATCCTGAGGGAAATAGTTATAAACGCTCCCCGGCATCTCAACGATGGAGGCCTCCTGCAGCTGGTGATTAAGACGAAGCAGGGGGCAAAGTATATTAAGGCTCTAATGGATGACCACTTCACCGAAGTGAGAGAGCTGGCGAAGGGGAGCGGCTACCGCGTGTATGCCGGGATCGCCTAG
- a CDS encoding RNA-guided pseudouridylation complex pseudouridine synthase subunit Cbf5, which translates to MARDEVRRILPADIKREVLVKDEKAETNPKWGFPPEKRPMEMHMQFGIINLDKPPGPTSHEVVAWIKRLFDLSKAGHGGTLDPKVSGVLPVALERATRVVQALLPAGKEYVALMHLHGDVPEDKIRAVMREFEGEIIQRPPLRSAVKRRLRTRKVYYIEILEIDGKDVLFRVGVEAGTYIRSLIHHIGLALGVGAHMAELRRTRSGPFKEDETLVTLHDLVDYYHFWRDDGIEEYFRKAIQPMEKAVEHLPKVWIRDSAVAAVTHGADLAVPGIVKVHKGIKRGDLIAVMTLKDELVALGKAAMTSGEMLQRSKGIAVDVDKVFMPRDWYPKMW; encoded by the coding sequence ATGGCGAGGGACGAAGTGAGGAGAATCCTTCCTGCTGACATAAAGCGAGAGGTTCTGGTTAAAGATGAAAAGGCCGAGACGAATCCGAAGTGGGGCTTCCCGCCGGAGAAGAGACCGATGGAGATGCACATGCAGTTCGGTATAATCAACCTCGATAAGCCTCCTGGACCGACGAGCCACGAGGTCGTTGCGTGGATTAAGAGGCTCTTCGACCTCAGCAAAGCGGGCCATGGGGGAACACTCGACCCAAAGGTCAGCGGTGTTCTTCCCGTCGCCCTTGAAAGGGCCACAAGGGTGGTTCAGGCACTGCTCCCTGCTGGAAAGGAATACGTCGCCCTCATGCACCTTCATGGGGATGTTCCGGAGGACAAAATCCGCGCGGTGATGAGGGAGTTTGAGGGAGAGATAATCCAGAGGCCGCCCCTGAGGAGTGCGGTTAAGAGACGCTTAAGGACGAGGAAGGTGTACTACATCGAGATACTCGAGATAGACGGAAAGGACGTGCTCTTCCGCGTTGGAGTTGAGGCGGGAACCTACATCCGCTCACTAATCCACCACATAGGCCTTGCCCTTGGTGTCGGCGCCCACATGGCCGAGCTGAGGAGAACCAGAAGCGGCCCCTTCAAGGAGGACGAAACGCTGGTAACACTTCACGACCTCGTGGACTACTATCACTTCTGGAGGGACGACGGCATCGAGGAGTACTTCAGGAAGGCGATACAGCCTATGGAAAAAGCGGTTGAGCACCTCCCAAAGGTCTGGATTAGAGATTCTGCCGTTGCGGCGGTAACCCATGGTGCTGATTTAGCCGTTCCAGGTATAGTCAAGGTTCACAAGGGCATCAAGAGGGGCGACCTCATCGCGGTTATGACCCTCAAGGACGAGCTGGTTGCCCTCGGAAAGGCCGCCATGACGAGCGGCGAGATGCTTCAGAGGAGCAAGGGCATAGCCGTCGATGTAGACAAGGTCTTCATGCCGAGGGACTGGTATCCGAAGATGTGGTAG
- a CDS encoding 30S ribosomal protein S13: protein MTDNFRHIVRVAGVDLDGNKQLRWALTGIRGIGINFATMVLRVAGIDPYMKTGYLTDEQVKKIEKILEDPIAHGIPAWAVNRPKDYETGKDMHLITAKLVMAWREDVNRLRRIRAYRGIRHELGLPLRGQRTRSNFRHGSTIGVRRKKK from the coding sequence ATGACGGACAACTTCAGACACATCGTCCGTGTAGCGGGAGTTGATTTGGACGGAAATAAGCAGTTGAGATGGGCCCTTACGGGCATCAGAGGCATAGGCATAAACTTCGCCACCATGGTGCTCAGGGTTGCAGGAATTGATCCGTATATGAAGACCGGTTACCTCACCGACGAGCAGGTCAAGAAGATTGAGAAGATACTGGAAGACCCGATTGCCCACGGCATTCCTGCCTGGGCAGTGAACAGGCCGAAGGACTACGAGACCGGTAAGGACATGCACCTCATTACAGCCAAGCTCGTCATGGCCTGGCGCGAGGACGTCAACAGGCTCAGGAGAATACGCGCTTACCGCGGCATAAGGCACGAGCTCGGCCTGCCGCTCCGCGGACAGAGGACTAGGTCGAACTTCAGGCACGGCTCGACCATTGGCGTGAGAAGGAAGAAGAAGTGA